In Anomalospiza imberbis isolate Cuckoo-Finch-1a 21T00152 unplaced genomic scaffold, ASM3175350v1 scaffold_211, whole genome shotgun sequence, one genomic interval encodes:
- the PEX19 gene encoding peroxisomal biogenesis factor 19 isoform X2, which translates to MAAEPGPGPGPDAELEELLESALDDFERSRPAPPPPPSSSCPPSAADSAKERFFQELFEGELAAQAAAEFQEAMQELARQEPQLVEQFQKLSEAAGKVGSDVASQQEFTSCLKETLSGLAKNANDLQNSPGSEEELAKALEGLGLDEGGGDGVLPVMRSIMESLLSKDVLYPSLKEITEKYPEWLRQHEGLLSPEQRARFGAQQALMLRICAELERERPEEPEGQRRERFETLLDLMQQLQDLGHPPKELAGDTVSVGGHPLKGFGVVL; encoded by the exons ATGGCGGCGgagccgggcccgggcccggggccCGACgcggagctggaggagctgctggaga GTGCCCTGGACGACTTCGAGCGcagccgccccgcgccccctccccctcccagctcctcctgcccccccTCGGCCGCCGACTCCGCCAAg GAGAGGTTCTTCCAGGAGCTCTTCGAGGGCGAGCTGGCGGCGCAGGCGGCCGCCGAGTTCCAGGAGGCCATGCAGGAGCTGgcccgccaggagccccagctcgTGGAGCAGTTCCAGAAGCTCTCGGAAGCTGCCGGAAAAGTCG GCAGCGACGTGGCCTCGCAGCAGGAATTCACCTCCTGCCTCAAGGAGACCCTGAGCGGGCTGGCCAAGAACGCCAATGACCTCCAG AATTCCCCGGGCTCCGAGGAGGAGCTGGCCAaggccctggaggggctggggctggacgAGGGCGGCGGGGACGGCGTCCTGCCCGTCATGCGCAGCATCATGGAGTCCCTGCTGTCCAAGGACGTGCTCTACCCCTCCCTCAAGGAGATCACCGAGAAG tACCCGGAGTGGCTGCGGCAGCACGAGGGCTTGCTGTCCCCGGAGCAGCGGGCGCGCTTCGGGGCGCAGCAGGCGCTGATGCTGCGGATCTGCGCGGAGCTGGAGCGGGAGCGGCCGGAGGAGCCCGAGGGGCAGCGCCGCGAGCGCTTCGAGACCCTGCTGGACCTGATGCAGCAG CTGCAGGACCTGGGCCACCCCCCCAAGGAGCTGGCAGGGGACACGGTGAGTGTGGGGGGACACCCCCTAAAAGGGTTTGGGGTGGTCCTGTAG
- the PEX19 gene encoding peroxisomal biogenesis factor 19 isoform X1 — protein sequence MAAEPGPGPGPDAELEELLESALDDFERSRPAPPPPPSSSCPPSAADSAKGSLFSSQERFFQELFEGELAAQAAAEFQEAMQELARQEPQLVEQFQKLSEAAGKVGSDVASQQEFTSCLKETLSGLAKNANDLQNSPGSEEELAKALEGLGLDEGGGDGVLPVMRSIMESLLSKDVLYPSLKEITEKYPEWLRQHEGLLSPEQRARFGAQQALMLRICAELERERPEEPEGQRRERFETLLDLMQQLQDLGHPPKELAGDTVSVGGHPLKGFGVVL from the exons ATGGCGGCGgagccgggcccgggcccggggccCGACgcggagctggaggagctgctggaga GTGCCCTGGACGACTTCGAGCGcagccgccccgcgccccctccccctcccagctcctcctgcccccccTCGGCCGCCGACTCCGCCAAg GGCTCGCTGTTCTCCTCGCAGGAGAGGTTCTTCCAGGAGCTCTTCGAGGGCGAGCTGGCGGCGCAGGCGGCCGCCGAGTTCCAGGAGGCCATGCAGGAGCTGgcccgccaggagccccagctcgTGGAGCAGTTCCAGAAGCTCTCGGAAGCTGCCGGAAAAGTCG GCAGCGACGTGGCCTCGCAGCAGGAATTCACCTCCTGCCTCAAGGAGACCCTGAGCGGGCTGGCCAAGAACGCCAATGACCTCCAG AATTCCCCGGGCTCCGAGGAGGAGCTGGCCAaggccctggaggggctggggctggacgAGGGCGGCGGGGACGGCGTCCTGCCCGTCATGCGCAGCATCATGGAGTCCCTGCTGTCCAAGGACGTGCTCTACCCCTCCCTCAAGGAGATCACCGAGAAG tACCCGGAGTGGCTGCGGCAGCACGAGGGCTTGCTGTCCCCGGAGCAGCGGGCGCGCTTCGGGGCGCAGCAGGCGCTGATGCTGCGGATCTGCGCGGAGCTGGAGCGGGAGCGGCCGGAGGAGCCCGAGGGGCAGCGCCGCGAGCGCTTCGAGACCCTGCTGGACCTGATGCAGCAG CTGCAGGACCTGGGCCACCCCCCCAAGGAGCTGGCAGGGGACACGGTGAGTGTGGGGGGACACCCCCTAAAAGGGTTTGGGGTGGTCCTGTAG